In a single window of the Papaver somniferum cultivar HN1 chromosome 8, ASM357369v1, whole genome shotgun sequence genome:
- the LOC113306251 gene encoding uclacyanin-2-like, with protein MATPSAATTALMVLLLVVPAAFAADYPITWSQGTSYDDWGSDKTLVAGDTITFTYGPTHSVNVVDKGAYDNCGSDSKKSYNDGSSKVPLVAGTMYFICPQGNHCATGMKLSVKVSAAGTPTTPATPATPATPATPATPATPTPGTPATKPTAPSGTNAATSSYNMNVIVIGGSLLLAPLFAFLG; from the exons atggcAACTCCTAGCGCTGCTACCACAGCCCTGATGGTTCTTCTATTGGTGGTTCCAGCTGCTTTTGCTGCCGATTATCCAATCACTTGGAGCCAAGGCACCAGTTATGACGATTGGGGTTCAGACAAAACTTTAGTTGCCGGTGACACCATTA CTTTTACGTATGGGCCAACGCATTCAGTAAACGTCGTAGACAAGGGTGCCTATGATAACTGTGGGTCAGATTCCAAGAAGTCCTACAACGATGGAAGTAGCAAAGTTCCTTTAGTAGCTGGAACCATGTATTTCATATGCCCACAAGGAAATCATTGTGCTACTGGAATGAAATTATCGGTCAAAGTTAGCGCAGCAGGCACGCCAACAACTCCTGCCACTCCTGCCACTCCTGCTACTCCTGCCACTCCTGCTACTCCTGCCACTCCCACTCCCGGTACTCCTGCCACAAAACCCACCGCGCCAAGCGGAACTAATGCAGCAACTAGCAGTTACAACATGAATGTCATTGTGATCGGAGGTTCACTTTTGTTGGCTCCTTTGTTCGCATTTTTGGGCTAG